In Pelagibius sp. CAU 1746, the following proteins share a genomic window:
- a CDS encoding TetR/AcrR family transcriptional regulator, whose amino-acid sequence MSDKTTREQIVEAADRLFYRQGYDHTSFADIADEVRISRGNFYYYFKTKDEILAAVIEQRLADRRAMLARWEEETESPAERIRCYISILVTNQADIKRYGCPLGTLSSELAKLNHEAQGEAKALFTVFRTWLRRQFEELGHGAEADALALHLLAASQGVATLANAYQDDAFVRREVEALFDWLDARVAEAKPTAAKNGARRHKRRAGH is encoded by the coding sequence ATGAGCGACAAGACCACCCGCGAGCAGATCGTCGAGGCCGCCGACCGGCTGTTCTACCGGCAGGGTTACGACCACACCTCCTTCGCCGACATCGCCGATGAAGTGCGGATCTCGCGCGGCAATTTCTACTACTACTTCAAGACCAAGGACGAGATCTTGGCGGCGGTGATCGAGCAGCGCCTGGCCGACCGGCGGGCGATGCTGGCCCGCTGGGAGGAAGAGACGGAATCGCCCGCCGAGCGCATCCGCTGCTACATCAGTATCCTGGTCACCAACCAGGCGGACATCAAACGCTACGGCTGCCCGCTGGGCACCCTGTCGAGCGAGCTGGCCAAGCTGAACCACGAGGCACAGGGCGAGGCCAAGGCGCTGTTTACCGTTTTCCGGACCTGGCTGCGCCGCCAGTTCGAGGAACTGGGCCACGGGGCCGAGGCCGACGCCCTGGCGCTGCACCTGCTTGCCGCCAGCCAGGGCGTCGCGACCCTGGCCAACGCCTACCAGGACGACGCCTTCGTCCGGCGCGAGGTGGAAGCGCTCTTCGACTGGCTGGACGCCCGCGTCGCGGAAGCGAAGCCCACCGCAGCAAAGAACGGCGCCCGGCGGCACAAGCGCCGGGCCGGACACTAG
- a CDS encoding DNA-3-methyladenine glycosylase I, with protein MGTTVPGPDGKPRCRWCAAAPEFFAYHDGEWGFPVGDDRRLFEKLCLEGFQSGLSWRTILAKRENFRAAFKDFDFDKIARFTQRDVERLLKDEGIVRHRGKIEAVLNNAKRAKEMVKAEGSLAAFLWRYEPDPKTLGKPQSASTSPESVALSKELKKRGWKFVGPTTVYAFMQAMGLINDHVEDCAMRAKAEKARKGFKRPAR; from the coding sequence ATGGGCACGACGGTTCCCGGCCCCGACGGCAAGCCGCGTTGCCGCTGGTGCGCCGCCGCGCCGGAGTTCTTCGCCTATCACGACGGCGAGTGGGGCTTTCCGGTCGGCGACGACCGCCGCCTCTTCGAGAAGCTCTGCCTGGAGGGCTTCCAGTCGGGGCTAAGCTGGCGCACCATCCTGGCCAAGCGGGAGAACTTCCGCGCCGCCTTCAAGGACTTCGATTTCGACAAGATCGCCCGCTTCACCCAGCGCGACGTCGAAAGGCTATTGAAGGACGAAGGCATCGTCCGCCACCGCGGCAAGATCGAGGCGGTCCTCAACAACGCCAAGCGGGCCAAAGAAATGGTGAAGGCCGAAGGCTCGCTCGCCGCCTTCCTCTGGCGCTACGAGCCCGACCCCAAGACTCTCGGCAAACCGCAGAGCGCCTCCACCTCCCCGGAATCCGTGGCGCTGTCGAAGGAACTGAAGAAGCGCGGCTGGAAGTTCGTCGGCCCGACCACGGTCTACGCCTTCATGCAGGCCATGGGCCTGATCAACGACCACGTGGAGGACTGCGCGATGCGGGCCAAGGCCGAGAAAGCGCGCAAAGGATTCAAGCGGCCGGCAAGGTGA
- a CDS encoding DUF294 nucleotidyltransferase-like domain-containing protein: MSFLRAGDSLSGLPLGAVPAVALDLETTGLDVANDRIVEVAAVRLQSDGGGAENRFSRLVNPGLPIPQSSTRIHGISDEEVAGAEAFAEIVPELSQWVGRSLVIGYALGFDLAVLKAEHQRYGIDWTAPRSIDVRYLVQLVAPDLPNQSLELAAKWLGVEIGERHRALGDAETAARIFTALVPRLREKGIVTLAQAERVCRNLTTRLEEEAQAGWHEVLHDSRIAPESVAEYARIDSFPYRHRVYDVMRFPAVTLPPATAVREALALMMAKGISSVFVDPPEGREPEGSYSILTERDLLRAFNSNVAGVRDAPIARYAKGPLVTVDSEEFVYRAIASMSQRGFRHLGVRDPQGKLVGAISARDLLRQRASDALALGDSLERAASPADLGRIWSGLTTVARGLVFEEADPRDIAAIISRELRALTRRACELAEKEMADQGKGAPPCPYAMMVLGSGGRGESLLAMDQDNAIVFDAGTAEDGAPGGAADRWFERLGTLVADMLNEAGVIYCPGGIMASKPEWRLDVAGWRRRLEVWITKARPEDLLNSDIFFDAVSVYGERALAESLYREAQAAAGGSRNFIMAMTLKAGDFQPPLNWLGRPRLENGRIDLKKSGLMPIFSAARIVALSHKLDARSTPERLEAARQRDLFDGAVIGKLIEAHRILLGAILRQQLRDIQHGIALSNKVAPGEMPAHERQQLTWALGQVDSVRDLLGRPAVG; the protein is encoded by the coding sequence ATGAGCTTCCTCCGCGCCGGGGATAGTCTTTCCGGTCTGCCGCTGGGCGCCGTTCCGGCGGTGGCGCTGGATTTGGAGACCACGGGCCTGGATGTCGCCAACGACCGGATCGTGGAGGTCGCGGCGGTGCGCCTGCAGTCCGACGGCGGCGGCGCCGAGAACCGCTTTAGCCGGCTGGTCAATCCGGGGCTTCCGATCCCGCAGTCCTCGACCCGCATCCACGGCATTTCCGACGAAGAGGTGGCAGGCGCCGAGGCCTTCGCGGAGATCGTTCCGGAGCTCAGCCAATGGGTCGGCCGCTCGCTGGTGATCGGCTACGCCTTGGGCTTCGACCTGGCCGTGCTGAAGGCGGAGCACCAGCGTTACGGCATCGACTGGACCGCCCCGCGCTCCATCGACGTGCGTTACCTCGTGCAGTTGGTGGCGCCGGACCTGCCCAACCAGTCGCTGGAACTGGCGGCGAAGTGGCTGGGGGTGGAGATCGGCGAGCGGCACCGGGCGCTGGGCGATGCCGAGACCGCGGCGCGGATCTTCACCGCCCTGGTGCCGCGCCTGAGAGAAAAGGGAATCGTCACCCTGGCCCAGGCGGAGCGGGTCTGCCGCAATCTCACGACCCGCCTGGAGGAAGAGGCTCAGGCCGGTTGGCACGAAGTGCTTCACGACAGCCGCATAGCCCCCGAAAGCGTTGCCGAATACGCCCGCATCGACAGCTTTCCCTACCGCCACCGGGTTTACGACGTCATGCGTTTTCCGGCGGTGACCCTGCCTCCGGCGACAGCGGTCCGCGAAGCCCTGGCGCTGATGATGGCAAAAGGCATCTCCTCCGTCTTCGTCGACCCTCCGGAAGGCCGGGAGCCGGAGGGAAGCTACAGCATCCTGACGGAGCGCGACCTGCTGCGCGCCTTCAACAGCAACGTGGCCGGGGTGCGCGACGCGCCGATCGCCCGCTATGCCAAGGGCCCGCTGGTCACCGTCGACAGCGAGGAGTTCGTCTACCGCGCCATCGCCAGCATGTCGCAGCGGGGGTTCCGCCATCTCGGCGTGCGCGATCCGCAAGGCAAGCTGGTGGGGGCGATCTCGGCGCGCGACCTGCTGCGCCAGCGCGCCAGCGATGCTCTCGCGCTGGGCGACAGCCTGGAACGCGCGGCCAGCCCCGCCGATCTCGGCCGTATCTGGTCGGGCCTCACCACCGTGGCGCGCGGCCTGGTCTTCGAGGAGGCGGACCCGCGTGACATCGCCGCCATCATCTCGCGCGAGCTGCGGGCCTTGACCCGGCGCGCCTGCGAGCTGGCGGAAAAGGAGATGGCCGATCAGGGCAAAGGCGCACCGCCCTGTCCCTACGCCATGATGGTGCTGGGTTCCGGCGGGCGCGGCGAGAGCCTGTTGGCCATGGACCAGGACAATGCCATCGTCTTCGATGCGGGCACGGCGGAGGACGGCGCGCCCGGCGGCGCGGCCGACCGCTGGTTCGAACGGCTCGGCACGCTGGTCGCGGACATGCTGAACGAGGCCGGTGTGATCTACTGCCCCGGCGGCATCATGGCCTCCAAGCCCGAGTGGCGCCTGGATGTGGCCGGCTGGCGCCGCCGCCTTGAAGTCTGGATCACCAAGGCGCGGCCCGAAGACCTGCTGAACAGCGACATCTTCTTCGACGCTGTGTCGGTCTACGGCGAACGCGCCCTGGCCGAATCGCTCTACCGGGAGGCCCAGGCCGCGGCGGGGGGATCGCGCAACTTCATCATGGCCATGACCCTGAAGGCCGGCGACTTCCAGCCGCCGCTCAACTGGCTGGGGCGGCCGCGGCTGGAAAACGGGCGCATCGATCTGAAGAAGAGCGGTCTCATGCCGATCTTCTCGGCGGCGCGCATCGTTGCGCTGAGCCACAAGTTGGATGCCCGCTCGACGCCGGAGCGCCTGGAGGCGGCGCGCCAGCGGGACCTTTTCGACGGCGCGGTGATCGGCAAGCTGATCGAGGCGCACAGAATCCTGCTGGGCGCGATCCTGCGCCAGCAGTTGCGTGACATCCAACACGGCATCGCCTTGTCCAACAAGGTCGCCCCCGGCGAGATGCCGGCCCACGAACGTCAGCAGCTCACCTGGGCCCTGGGCCAGGTGGATAGCGTCCGTGATCTGCTGGGCAGGCCGGCGGTGGGGTGA
- a CDS encoding DUF4212 domain-containing protein, whose product MPEVSQDAKQRHWAKTRNLTVLVLVIWFIFSFVVPWFAKDLNELSFLGFPLGYYFIVQGSLIVFVLLIFFQNWRQDAIDDEAGLGGGEE is encoded by the coding sequence ATGCCTGAAGTCAGTCAAGACGCTAAGCAGCGCCATTGGGCCAAAACGAGAAACCTGACAGTCTTGGTCCTGGTGATCTGGTTCATCTTCTCCTTTGTAGTTCCTTGGTTCGCCAAAGATCTCAACGAATTGTCCTTTCTCGGCTTTCCGCTGGGCTACTACTTCATCGTTCAAGGGTCGCTGATCGTTTTCGTGCTGCTGATCTTCTTTCAGAATTGGCGGCAGGATGCGATCGACGACGAAGCCGGTCTCGGCGGCGGTGAGGAATAG